In one Drosophila gunungcola strain Sukarami chromosome 2R unlocalized genomic scaffold, Dgunungcola_SK_2 000004F, whole genome shotgun sequence genomic region, the following are encoded:
- the LOC128253786 gene encoding Golgi pH regulator — translation MAFLGDCVIVFVSQMVFFAGGWLFFNKELFKHYEIRHISVQLIFSSTFALSITMFELIIFEIIGVLESSSRYFHWRLGLTLLLFMTTAVIPIYICYSVIHSISIFSDRWVRILTTFCWFVFLYGLWRIGEPFPLLSASHGIFTIEQGVSRISVIGVTVMAILSGFGAVNYPYTSMAYFIKPVSRNDIICFERRLALTVDMLTAKKRRISLAVYNHNKLHPAKPRIWDMLTSAVQRNTSNGEDINQLKQEVYGLEELLRSVFLELSSLKNMEERQRWSQTLKGKYFNVLGHFFSVYCVYKIFMCCINIIFDRVGRKDPVTRGLEIAIHWCGFDIDFAFWNQHISFLLVGCIVVTSIRGLLLTLTKFFYRISSSKSSNIIVLILGQIMGMYFCSSVLLMRMNMPAEYRVIITEVLGNLHFNFYHRWFDVIFLVSALTTIIVLYLSRKPVRVDDSDLH, via the exons ATGGCCTTCCTGGGCGACTGTGTGATCGTTTTTGTGTCGCAG ATGGTGTTCTTCGCCGGCGGCTGGTTGTTTTTTAACAAGGAACTCTTCAAGCACTATGAAATCCGACACATATCCGTTCAGTTGATCTTCTCATCCACATTCGCGCTATCCATTACCATGTTCGAGTTGATCATATTCGAAATCATCGGCGTTCTGGAGTCCAGTTCGCGGTACTTTCATTGGAGACTGGGTCTCACGTTGCTACTGTTTATGACGACGGCTGTGATACCCATTTACATTTGCTACTCTGTGATACACAGCATTTCGATCT tttccgataGATGGGTCAGAATTCTGACCACATTCTGTTGGTTCGTCTTTCTCTACGGACTCTGGCGGATTGGGGAGCCATTTCCCTTGCTAAGCGCCTCCCATGGCATCTTTACGATCGAACAGGGCGTTTCCCGGATTAGTGTGATTGGGGTCACCGTAATGGCCATTCTCTCCGGCTTCGGCGCCGTCAACTATCCCTACACCAGCATGGCCTACTTCATCAA GCCAGTGTCGCGGAATGACATCATCTGCTTCGAGCGTCGTTTGGCTCTGACGGTAGACATGCTGACGGCCAAGAAGCGGAGGATTTCCCTGGCTGTCTATAATCACAACAAACTGCACCCAGCAAAACCCAGAATTTGGGATATGCTGACCTCGGCAGTTCAACGCAACACGAGCAACGGCGAAG ACATCAATCAGTTGAAACAAGAAGTTTATGGATTGGAGGAGTTACTACGTTCTGTTTTCTTGGAACTAAGTTCTTTGAAAAACATGGAAGAACGCCAAAGATGGTCGCAAACATTAAAGGGAAAATACTTTAATGTACTGGGCCACTTTTTTAGTGTTTACTGTGTCTACAAGATATTTATG TGTTGCATCAACATCATCTTTGATAGAGTGGGCCGCAAGGATCCAGTGACACGTGGCCTGGAGATTGCCATTCATTGGTGCGGTTTTGACATAGACTTTGCCTTTTGGAACCagcatatttcatttttgcttgTTGGCTGCATTGTGGTCACCTCCATAAGAGGATTGCTGTTAACTCTCACTAAG TTCTTCTACCGCATTTCATCGAGCAAGTCGAGCAACATAATTGTGCTGATCTTGGGTCAGATCATGGGCATGTACTTTTGCTCCTCGGTGCTGCTCATGCGCATGAACATGCCAGCCGAATATCGGGTGATTATCACCGAGGTGCTGGGAAACCTGCACTTTAACTTCTACCATCGTTGGTTCGACGTCATATTCCTGGTCAGCGCCTTGACCACCATCATTGTTCTTTATCTGTCTCGCAAGCCAGTTCGCGTAGACGATTCCGATCTGCACTGA
- the LOC128253794 gene encoding uncharacterized protein LOC128253794: MPGQYTNYWFIRVVMVLLRCLWAMFYLWGMIHAAAILPVPVECWTPGFWSSKRYYVLGYKSLIDFDIKTELCIHILVNFLMYCLFRCCSCSFLGARYLVGNVNKPHMDYGLLVFKAPYLIAFLVCWVVSTSITVLGVNLVAKQDQSDSIYSLYGQFGIALLFKLLVVANFYSVCLKTWAYLKIFEAESNEGLITNQNFGDHLNLLFRV, translated from the coding sequence ATGCCTGGTCAATACACGAACTACTGGTTCATCCGAGTGGTAATGGTGCTGCTTCGCTGTTTGTGGGCCATGTTCTATCTGTGGGGAATGATCCATGCTGCTGCCATTCTGCCGGTTCCAGTGGAGTGCTGGACGCCAGGTTTCTGGAGCAGCAAACGCTACTATGTATTAGGATACAAGAGCCTGATCGACTTTGATATCAAGACAGAGCTTTGTATCCATATCCTGGTGAATTTCCTGATGTACTGTCTGTTtcgctgctgcagctgcagtttCTTAGGAGCCCGATATCTGGTCGGTAATGTGAACAAACCCCATATGGATTATGGCCTATTGGTCTTCAAAGCTCCGTATCTAATTGCCTTTCTTGTCTGCTGGGTGGTCAGCACCTCAATCACGGTACTCGGAGTGAATCTTGTGGCTAAACAGGATCAGAGTGACTCTATTTATAGTCTGTACGGTCAGTTCGGCATTGCCCTGCTGTTCAAGCTCCTGGTTGTGGCCAATTTCTATTCGGTCTGTCTAAAGACCTGGGCCTATTTGAAGATATTCGAGGCGGAATCCAATGAAGGTCTGATCACAAACCAAAATTTCGGCGATCACTTGAATTTACTCTTTCGCGTTTGA
- the LOC128253784 gene encoding nischarin, with amino-acid sequence MACYYRQHEDTTVTVPKFTNENSSGGVTYYDIKLRVGKVEWLVERRYRDFAQLHDKLVGEISISKKLLPPKKLVGNRQPAFLEQRREQLETYLQELLIYFRTELPRALAEFLDFNKYDIIYLLQDLAKLFNESGDALLSSKKEYNLSALEVFAISERLSLPCPPSLDRGGKFDFSHVLDFCTQLVALVVTPVKDNASYAQDYNTVDVPIGRSNIIPNRLNFNLNAFRNLKTLKFSALSTENIVDIELLKPTLQTICVHNTTIQNINQVLLCDNLHKDCDVPSLLPEAIIASSSGCSPSTSNGSALLSADAWQEITELDLTGNLLTQIDGSVRTAPKLRHLILEQNRIRNVQNLAELPHLQLLSLSGNLIAECVDWHLTMGNLVTLKLAQNKIKTLSGLRKLLSLVNLDLSSNQIEELDEVDHVANLPLLETLRLTGNPLAGSVDYRARVLARFHERAAELSLDNEPGNQQELDTALVLSALLQSKQRQQQK; translated from the exons ATGGCTTGCTATTATCGCCAACACGAGGACACGACGGTGACGGTTCCGAAGTTCACCAACGAAAACTCCAGCGGCGGGGTGACCTACTACGACATCAAGTTGCGGGTGGGAAAGGTAGAATGGCTTGTGGAGCGGCGCTATCGGGATTTTGCCCAGCTCCACGATAAGTTGGTGGGCGAGATATCCATTAGCAAAAAGCTCCTGCCGCCGAAGAAG CTTGTTGGAAATAGACAGCCCGCTTTTCTGGAGCAACGGAGGGAACAGCTGGAAACATATTTGCAGGAGCTGCTCATCTACTTCCGCACGGAACTTCCCCGGGCTCTGGCCGAGTTCCTGGATTTCAACAAGTACGACATCATTTATCTGCTGCAGGATCTGGCCAAGCTCTTTAACGAAAGTGGAGATGCCTTGCTCAGCTCCAAGAAGGAGTACAACCTTTCAGCCCTGGAG GTCTTCGCTATTAGTGAGCGGCTAAGTCTTCCCTGTCCGCCGAGCCTGGATCGTGGTGGCAAATTTGACTTCTCCCATGTGCTGGACTTTTGCACACAACTAGTGGCCTTGGTGGTGACACCGGTGAAGGACAACGCCAGCTATGCCCAGGACTACAATACGGTGGATGTGCCCATCGGTCGAAGCAATATCATTCCGAATAGACTAAACTTCAATCTGAATGCCTTTCGCAATCTCAAGACGCTCAAGTTCTCGGCCTTGTCCACGGAGAACATAGTGGACATCGAGCTTCTCAAGCCAACTCTCCAGACAATCTGTGTCCATAACACGACCATACAGAACATAAACCAAGTGCTGCTCTGCGACAATCTGCACAAGGACTGTGATGTGCCAAGTCTGCTGCCAGAGGCAATCATAGCATCCTCCTCCGGCTGCAGTCCCTCCACTTCGAATGGTAGTGCCTTGCTTAGTGCGGACGCCTGGCAGGAGATTACCGAACTGGATCTGACTGGCAATCTGCTAACCCAAATCGATGGCAGCGTAAGAACAGCTCCAAAACTGAGACATCTAATCCTCGAGCAAAATCGAATACGGAACGTCCAAAATCTTGCCGAGCTTCCTCATCTGCAGCTGCTCTCGTTGTCCGGAAATCTCATAGCAGAGTGCGTTGACTGGCACCTGACAATGGGAAATCTTGTCACTCTGAAGCTGGCGCAGAATAAGATCAAGACGTTGAGTGGTCTGCGGAAGTTGCTTTCACTGGTGAACCTTGATCTGAGCTCCAATCAGATCGAAGAGCTCGATGAAGTTGATCATGTTGCCAATCTTCCACTGCTAGAGACTCTTCGGCTAACTGGCAATCCCCTGGCGGGCAGTGTGG ACTATCGAGCTCGTGTCTTGGCCCGTTTCCACGAACGTGCTGCTGAATTATCTCTGGACAATGAACCTGGAAACCAGCAAGAGTTGGATACCGCTCTGGTTTTGTCTGCCCTGTTGCAATCTAAGCAAAGGCAGCAACAGAAATGA
- the LOC128253790 gene encoding ankyrin repeat and LEM domain-containing protein 1, translating to MSKLLVFSFTQTRPLQLRNIFNNLVKARGINYSLGTLHKHHTSFSAELEKTINSEISFNNIRYLYKYVQQHCKWYQENDCVSRHYFNYLLLDPRVTNKLRERAGNLHKMDVWNTFLRAIFYVGKGKATRPYVHLKKAQKSLDEVNSIALVKDPKLALIVSIWRAKRGVLLIQAFQDISSEDAQTREASIIDALSMNHLTNRRLGVYCGPARSSLSSRERKYLGIALLHKLLGKFLATEESELYPLKSTKNVKDKAAIGA from the coding sequence ATGTCAAAATTATTAGTATTTAGTTTTACACAAACTAGGCCATTGCAGCTTAGAAATATCTTCAACAACCTTGTCAAAGCTAGAGGCATAAACTATTCCCTGGGTACGCTCCACAAACATCACACTAGTTTCTCTGCAGAACTGGAAAAGACCATCAATTCGGAGATCAGTTTTAACAATATCAGGTACCTCTACAAGTATGTCCAGCAGCATTGTAAATGGTATCAGGAGAATGACTGTGTCAGTCGACATTACTTCAACTATTTGTTGCTGGATCCCCGAGTTACCAACAAACTGAGGGAACGGGCAGGAAATCTTCATAAGATGGATGTTTGGAACACATTCCTTCGAGCCATTTTCTACGTAGGAAAGGGCAAGGCCACCCGCCCCTATGTTCATCTTAAAAAAGCCCAAAAGTCACTGGATGAAGTCAACAGCATTGCATTAGTCAAGGACCCTAAATTAGCCTTAATAGTGTCCATTTGGAGAGCGAAACGTGGCGTCTTACTAATACAAGCCTTTCAAGACATTTCGTCAGAAGATGCGCAAACTCGTGAGGCTTCTATTATCGATGCTCTCAGTATGAATCACTTGACCAACCGGCGGTTGGGTGTTTACTGCGGTCCAGCTCGAAGTAGTTTATCAAGTAGAGAGCGAAAGTATCTGGGAATAGCTTTGCTCCATAAACTGCTGGGGAAATTCCTAGCAACCGAAGAGAGTGAACTGTATCCTTTGAAGAGCaccaaaaatgttaaagacAAGGCTGCAATCGGAgcctaa
- the LOC128253782 gene encoding uncharacterized protein LOC128253782, translating into MRGVLVFLLVISTPVQLQLIRGGHNITFVKSVLTIIGRREHWKNTPIFTGHNTNADELNSLIFWLQHAMEVTCHTVDTSRAAHMEYPLGHYNINSDNSVSLLFCFSTQELIWFNLDMGLRRLRRMRLIVVLPVKRSASYKAMMSLFKRLWHFQFLNVVVLHKNQIYSYTPYPAIRFYKLDLSSDPLFPPLTLDFQGYVVSTPVENDLPRVFFVRDQKTGNMLTRGFGYRTFVEYLVRHNASLHVSNPHQDHATNSSVNMGRMMQQIWDGKLEISLHPYVDVPEKMGDHSYPLLVATNCLIVPVRNEISRHMYLLLPLDQWSWVILLASVIYISGVLYWIQPGLQHRSWDQRIGFSILESISWIIYICGPLRVYRPSLRYFMVSFQLTILGFVVTSLYSIQLASFFTTLVVGEEVDSMEQLIQQQQKVLVKHYEISTLLRHVEPHLVNETARLLVGVNASEQVSALLAFNRSYAYPFTLERWEFFSLQQQYAFKPIFRFSSACLGSPIIGYPMRRDCHLQWSLNIFIMRIQAAGLLQHWFVSDFNDALRAGYVRLLDNELGFHSLDIDYLRLGWSVLGSGWLLSAMIFLGELWRFYHRL; encoded by the coding sequence ATGCGTGGAGTGCTTGTATTCCTGCTGGTCATTTCCACACCTGTCCAGTTGCAACTAATTCGAGGAGGTCACAACATAACTTTCGTGAAATCGGTGCTGACAATCATAGGGAGAAGGGAACATTGGAAAAACACCCCCATCTTTACGGGCCACAATACGAATGCGGATGAGCTGAACAGTCTGATCTTCTGGCTTCAACATGCGATGGAAGTTACCTGTCACACGGTGGATACGTCTAGAGCAGCTCATATGGAGTATCCTCTGGGTCACTACAACATAAATTCGGATAATTCGGTCAGTTTGCTCTTCTGCTTTAGCACCCAAGAACTGATTTGGTTCAATCTGGATATGGGACTTCGAAGGTTGCGTCGTATGCGGCTGATTGTCGTTTTGCCCGTCAAGCGAAGTGCTTCTTACAAGGCTATGATGAGCTTGTTCAAGAGACTGTGGCACTTTCAGTTCCTCAACGTGGTTGTTCTTCACAAGAATCAGATTTACTCATACACTCCGTATCCAGCTATACGTTTCTATAAGCTGGACCTAAGCTCTGATCCACTTTTTCCGCCATTAACACTAGATTTTCAGGGTTATGTGGTGTCCACCCCGGTGGAGAATGATCTGCCGCGAGTGTTTTTCGTGCGGGATCAGAAAACCGGAAACATGCTGACGAGAGGATTTGGATATCGCACATTTGTGGAGTATCTGGTGCGGCACAATGCCTCGCTGCACGTGAGCAATCCCCACCAGGATCATGCCACCAACAGTAGTGTGAATATGGGGCGAATGATGCAGCAGATATGGGATGGGAAACTGGAGATCTCCTTGCATCCATATGTGGATGTGCCAGAGAAAATGGGAGACCATAGCTATCCCTTGCTGGTGGCCACCAATTGTCTGATAGTTCCCGTGAGAAATGAGATATCCCGTCACATGTATCTTTTGCTGCCTCTCGACCAGTGGAGCTGGGTAATCCTGCTCGCTTCTGTTATCTATATAAGCGGCGTACTCTACTGGATTCAGCCTGGACTGCAGCACCGCAGCTGGGATCAACGGATTGGCTTTAGCATTCTGGAAAGCATCAGTTggataatatatatatgcggCCCCTTAAGGGTTTACAGACCATCGCTGAGGTACTTCATGGTTTCGTTTCAGCTAACTATTCTGGGCTTTGTGGTCACCAGCTTGTACAGCATTCAGTTGGCCAGCTTCTTCACCACACTGGTGGTCGGTGAGGAGGTGGACAGCATGGAACAGCTCAttcagcaacagcagaaagTACTGGTGAAGCATTACGAGATCAGCACTTTGTTGCGCCACGTGGAACCACATTTGGTCAACGAAACAGCCCGACTTTTAGTGGGCGTAAATGCCAGCGAGCAGGTTTCCGCTCTGCTGGCATTCAATCGCAGCTACGCCTATCCTTTCACCCTGGAGCGATGGGAGTTCTTCTCGCTGCAGCAACAGTACGCCTTCAAGCCCATCTTTAGGTTCTCCTCCGCATGCCTGGGATCCCCGATCATAGGCTATCCGATGCGACGGGACTGCCATCTGCAGTGGTCCCTCAACATATTCATCATGAGGATCCAGGCGGCCGGATTGCTGCAACATTGGTTCGTCTCCGACTTTAACGATGCACTGCGTGCTGGCTACGTTAGGCTCCTGGACAACGAGCTTGGGTTTCATTCCCTGGACATCGATTATTTGCGACTGGGATGGTCTGTCCTGGGAAGTGGATGGCTATTGTCCGCTATGATTTTCCTTGGCGAGCTCTGGCGTTTTTACCATCGCCTCTAA
- the LOC128253774 gene encoding uncharacterized protein LOC128253774, translating to MTRVTRSEISLDMEFWVEELSPAQLAYYEKITSEHNAVKGALKSAVSANEGKELFSGQVFQAYSFKGKVLQELKEATLPKKPPKAADPPPSPATPNTGTGRGRGRPPRQPSNIAYLESSDEGEDDVPLAKRLALSVGKKAVAVANASSTSSAKPGKKAAAAAGSSGKSSPLPKSSGKSPKEHKPDIESPPKNYRPAEVNSVGGLVVGSTEESKDSKDGKESKDNKMQGKTYPSLVVLAKPFLKIKDMAATRSKLDSKVKLVLMLTPNKFCEWLLQEGLLRAQQHCINHRNNELKLGIYSDVTKFPYTGGYVWISECCPYRFVSVFNNSIFEGAQHPPTFLLKLIYHWACQTSIQNVVQWVKVDSVYIKGIYTWLRAICTLAVHQKCKKLGGPGKFVEVGVISLGTTSQDGSQRQVKVEVLGVYDYAEKSIRLRAVEPITDGDRNYKKRFQAILEPLSRWVHKDSTICIDLTVDKITLFSMGFKNIVQAAATDNTAKHNNSAVMEYLRRIVPRMFQNTLSLLSRQMIQQFLDELVWRESFGTYALQAFNNIIIHIAEQTRVTTNETITQRLYQVATNPFKDWSVLPANYKETPANAAPKRLKKPINDADYVASSKVPKKEKDMIPTGAKRGRPPNTVSTPPPLMPVKKGPGRPPGSTNQPKGDKATTSKAFGPASASKGLAKSLAAKGLAAKTPGKKTKEKEENMPVVIKKEVDDLKGLEELYYGISDGTDEYYEMFPYSTPRTAHSHLAKTVECPICLNGDSFDSNEKLQTHLVSHISPEGKQHQFQCLFCLEKHPTESVLAKHNQIMHPTETKTEGSPSYYCLICQQRHNSLHLLTAHLQKAHSTLELPYWCHSCGYRSSSHRDLVRHFYDDHKHQNFLQCPYCLDIFYFSKRGVVNQLRIEHYFLHLDEHINKRDPSLRCQKCSLTFLEKGDLKQHAVQHHVSMIKTNKPVRLLLNNSLLIPPPKIRTHHREQPPFSTYKRPVFFAFLEGKTCAECNTDYASEETHYTGWLHCVKCNYQTCCERAQFRHGVDCNGNFVDAMEVNMPQEMHCICGFATGNGNKMAQHLANCGLSTCYPSLEAANENAVKRNMLDMLGLVRRDGETSGEGADISEAAEDVADHNSDILPPPEDQQLQHHHHRHHQEVEHQQQMHEPEPQVEPQAELQQEYLSAPVEHEPVQNHPVHQSMPVQQPGAIQFGEMEAAPVMLDAQQQQQQVQATQDYAQVSVVQQHHQQQPYGLSNYGQSSLATDIDMPLIGELSEPNAPPTPQFLGEVHTPMFDAVAAAEQQHYHAQHHHHPQ from the exons ATGACGCGCGTAACGAGAAGTGAAATCTCGCTGGACATGGAGTTCTGGGTGGAGGAGCTGTCGCCGGCACAGTTGGCGTACTACGAGAAGATCACCAGCGAGCACAATGCGGTGAAGGGGGCGCTGAAGAGCGCGGTCAGCGCCAACGAGGGCAAGGAGCTGTTCAGTGGCCAGGTGTTCCAGGCCTACTCCTTCAAGGGCAAGGTGCTGCAGGAGCTCAAGGAGGCCACGCTGCCCAAGAAGCCGCCCAAGGCGGCGGACCCCCCTCCGTCGCCCGCCACCCCAAACACTGGCACCGGACGGGGGCGTGGCCGACCGCCGCGTCAGCCCTCCAACATCGCCTACCTGGAGTCCTCGGACGAGGGCGAAGACGATGTTCCGCTGGCCAAGCGATTGGCCCTGTCGGTGGGCAAAAAAGCCGTGGCCGTAGCCAATGCATCCTCCACATCCTCTGCGAAGCCGGGCAAGAAGGCAGCCGCTGCAGCCGGCTCCTCTGGAAAATCTTCACCCCTGCCGAAGAGCAGCGGGAAGTCGCCCAAGGAACACAAGCCGGACATCGAGTCGCCGCCCAAGAACTACCGCCCCGCAGAGGTCAACTCGGTGGGCGGCCTGGTGGTGGGCAGCACCGAAGAGAGCAAGGACAGCAAGGACGGCAAggagagcaaggacaacaagaTGCAGGGCAAGACATACCCCTCGCTCGTGGTGCTGGCCAAGCCATTCCTCAAGATCAAGGACATGGCTGCCACGCGCAGCAAGCTGGACTCCAAGGTCAAGCTGGTGCTCATGCTTACGCCCAACAAGTTCTGCGAGTGGCTGCTCCAGGAGGGACTGCTCCGCGCCCAACAGCACTGCATCAACCATCGCAACAACGAGCTGAAGCTGG GCATTTATTCGGATGTGACCAAGTTCCCCTACACTGGTGGCTATGTCTGGATCAGCGAATGTTGCCCCTATCGCTTTGTGTCCGTATTCAACAATTCCATTTTCGAAGGAGCCCAGCACCCGCCCACATTCCTGCTGAAACTAATCTACCATTGGGCCTGCCAGACCAGCATACAGAACGTGGTGCAGTGGGTCAAGGTGGACAGTGTTTACATCAAGGGAATCTACACCTGGCTACGAGCCATTTGCACCTTAGCGGTGCATCAAAAGTGCAAGAAGTTGGGCGGCCCCGGCAAGTTTGTGGAG GTGGGTGTCATTTCCCTGGGCACCACTTCACAAGACGGATCCCAGCGCCAGGTTAAGGTGGAGGTTCTGGGCGTCTATGACTACGCGGAGAAATCCATTCGACTGCGCGCGGTGGAGCCAATCACCGATGGCGATCGCAACTACAAGAAGCGTTTCCAGGCCATTCTAGAGCCACTTTCGCGCTGGGTGCACAAGGACAGCACCATTTGCATTGACTTGACCGTGGACAAGATCACCCTGTTCAGCATGGGATTCAAGAATATCGTGCAGGCAGCTGCCACCGACAACACGGCCAAGCACAACAACTCTGCGGTAATGGAGTACCTGCGCCGGATTGTGCCGCGCATGTTCCAGAACACCCTGTCGTTGCTCTCGCGCCAAATGATCCAGCAGTTCCTTGACGAGCTGGTCTGGCGGGAATCCTTTGGCACCTATGCCCTGCAGGCGTTCAACAACATTATTATACACATCGCCGAGCAGACGAGGGTGACAACCAATGAGACCATCACCCAGCGACTGTATCAG GTGGCCACCAATCCGTTCAAGGACTGGAGTGTTCTGCCCGCCAACTATAAGGAGACCCCGGCCAATGCGGCTCCCAAGCGCCTGAAGAAAC CAATCAACGATGCCGACTACGTTGCCTCCTCAAAGGTTCCAAAGAAGGAAAAGGATATGATACCAACCGGAGCGAAGCGTGGCCGTCCACCAAATACGGTGAGCACTCCACCACCGCTAATGCCAGTTAAGAAGGGTCCAGGTCGTCCTCCGGGCAGTACCAACCAGCCAAAAGGTGACAAAGCGACAACCTCCAAGGCATTTGGACCTGCATCGGCATCTAAAGGCCTGGCCAAATCGCTGGCAGCCAAGGGACTTGCAGCTAAAACACCCggtaaaaaaacaaaggaaaaggAGGAGAACATGCCGGTGGTTATCAAGAAGGAGGTGGACGATCTTAAGGGCCTCGAGGAGCTTTACTACGGCATTAGCGATGGCACGGACGAGTACTACGAGATGTTCCCGTACAGCACGCCCCGAACCGCACACAGCCACCTGGCCAAGACAGTGGAGTGCCCCATCTGCCTAAACGGCGACTCCTTCGATTCCAACGAGAAGCTGCAGACGCACTTGGTGTCGCACATCTCGCCCGAAGGCAAGCAGCATCAGTTCCAGTGCCTGTTCTGCCTGGAGAAGCACCCCACGGAGTCCGTTCTGGCCAAGCACAACCAGATCATGCATCCAACCGAGACCAAGACAGAGGGCTCGCCCTCCTACTACTGCCTAATCTGTCAGCAGCGTCACAATTCCCTGCACCTGCTGACGGCCCATCTGCAGAAGGCGCACAGCACGCTGGAGCTGCCATATTGGTGCCACTCCTGCGGCTATCGTTCATCCTCTCACCGCGACCTGGTCAGGCATTTCTACGACGACCACAAGCACCAGAACTTCCTGCAGTGTCCCTACTGCCTGGAT atATTCTACTTCTCGAAACGCGGCGTTGTTAACCAGCTGCGCATCGAACACTACTTCCTACACTTGGACGAGCACATCAACAAGCGGGATCCCTCGCTGCGCTGTCAAAAGTGTTCGCTTACCTTTCTCGAGAAGGGCGATCTTAAGCAGCATGCCGTGCAGCATCATGTCAGCATGATCAAGACCAACAAACCGGTGCGTCTTTTGCTCAACAACTCGCTGTTGATTCCGCCGCCAAAGATTCGCACCCACCACCGGGAGCAGCCGCCGTTCTCCACCTACAAGCGCCCAGTATTCTTCGCCTTCCTGGAGGGCAAGACTTGTGCCGAGTGCAACACCGATTACGCCAGCGAAGAGACACATTACAC CGGCTGGCTGCACTGCGTTAAGTGCAATTACCAGACCTGTTGCGAACGAGCTCAGTTCCGTCATGGCGTTGATTGCAACGGCAACTTTGTGGACGCCATGGAGGTGAATATGCCGCAGGAGATGCACTGCATATGCGGCTTTGCCACCGGCAATGGCAACAAGATGGCCCAGCACTTGGCCAACTGCGGTCTTAGCACCTGCTATCCCAGTTTGGAGGCGGCCAACGAGAATGCCGTCAAACGCAATATGCTGGACATGTTGGGTTTGGTGCGACGCGACGGGGAGACTTCGGGCGAGGGTGCGGATATCAGCGAGGCAGCCGAAGATGTCGCCGATCACAACTCCGATATATTGCCTCCGCCGGAGGATCAGCAGTtgcagcatcatcatcatcgtcatcatcaggAAGTggagcaccagcagcagaTGCATGAGCCGGAGCCACAGGTTGAGCCCCAAGCGGAGCTGCAACAGGAGTACTTGTCGGCGCCAGTGGAGCATGAACCCGTGCAGAACCATCCGGTTCACCAGAGCATGCCTGTGCAGCAGCCGGGGGCAATACAATTCGGCGAAATGGAGGCGGCCCCAGTCATGCTGgatgcccagcagcagcagcagcaggtgcagGCCACTCAGGACTACGCACAAGTTTCGGTGgtgcagcagcaccaccagcagcagcccTACGGATTGAGCAACTACGGCCAGAGCTCTTTGGCCACGGACATTGACATGCCGCTGATTGGCGAGCTGTCTGAGCCAAACGCTCCTCCCACGCCACAGTTTCTGGGCGAGGTGCACACGCCCATGTTCGACGCAGTGGCCGCCGCCGAGCAGCAGCACTATCACGCCCAGCACCATCATCACCCACAATGA
- the LOC128253796 gene encoding LOW QUALITY PROTEIN: uncharacterized protein LOC128253796 (The sequence of the model RefSeq protein was modified relative to this genomic sequence to represent the inferred CDS: deleted 1 base in 1 codon), giving the protein MKLSPFIVVLIMIFEAVGGYGKCPLGRQWNPMTKKCIKYYFGSYINNYKKGEARLLKVMTTNFWVKPGINPQKHKHNL; this is encoded by the exons ATGAAACTTTCTCCCTTCATTGTAgtattgattatgattttcgAAGCCGTCGGTGGCTACGGCAAATGTCCATTGGGTAGGCAGTGGAACCCAATGAcaaaaaagtgtataaaatattacttcGGCTCATA CAttaataactat aaaaaagGTGAGGCGAGACTATTAAAAGTAATGACAACTAATTTCTGGGTTAAGCCAGGAATAAACCCACAAAagcataaacataatttataa
- the LOC128253791 gene encoding uncharacterized protein LOC128253791 isoform X3 gives MKKSETKTATNNGSAAGAAPSAAAAAAAEAAASAEPTKAELEAEFDPNDKDLCHAALKIQSTFRGHLARKLVNKDAPEDEDIQEITKKVAEELDIDLTDPELNKAATKIQASFRGHKTRKDTNAE, from the exons ATGAAAAAATCGGAAACCAAAACTGCGACCAACAACGGCAGTGCCGCCGGAGCCGCTCcatcggcagcagcagcagccgcagccgaGGCAGCCGCATCCGCAGAGCCAACCAAAGCCGAACTAGAGGCTGAATTCGATCCCAACGACAAGG ATCTGTGCCATGCTGCATTGAAGATTCAGTCCACTTTCCGTGGCCACTTGGCACGAAAACTGGTCAACAAGGATGCGCCCGAGGACGAGGACATCCAGGAGATAACCAAGAAGGTGGCCGAGGAGTTGGACATAGATTTAACCGATCCCGAGCTTAACAAGGCTGCCACCAAAATCCAGGCCTCGTTCCGCGGCCACAAGACCCGCAAGGACACCAACGCCGAGTAA